One genomic region from Neisseria weaveri encodes:
- the pxpA gene encoding 5-oxoprolinase subunit PxpA, whose protein sequence is MHVDLNADLAEGCGNDELLMQRISSANIACALHAGSAADMQKALLCAKQNGIRIGAHPGYPDRENFGRTDMQLPENELRAWLLYQLGALKALCDANDLPLSYVKPHGALYNRAAKDRRLADVIADTVRRFDPDLKLMALSGSLLLEAGKAAGLSVISEVFADRRYMPDGSLVPRSRPDAQIDSDDEAAAQVLQMIRDHCVTAVDGSSVPVRADSICLHGDGGHALAFADHIRKALKENGIDIQAV, encoded by the coding sequence ATGCACGTTGATTTAAATGCCGATTTGGCCGAAGGCTGCGGCAACGACGAACTGCTGATGCAGCGGATTTCTTCCGCCAATATCGCCTGCGCCCTGCATGCCGGCAGTGCGGCCGATATGCAGAAAGCTTTATTGTGTGCCAAACAAAACGGCATCCGTATCGGCGCCCATCCCGGCTATCCCGACCGCGAAAATTTCGGCCGAACCGATATGCAGCTTCCCGAAAACGAATTGCGTGCCTGGCTGCTGTACCAACTGGGGGCATTAAAAGCATTGTGCGATGCGAACGATTTGCCCCTCAGCTATGTCAAACCGCATGGCGCACTGTACAACCGTGCTGCCAAAGACCGCAGGCTGGCCGACGTGATTGCCGATACCGTCCGCCGTTTTGATCCCGACTTAAAACTGATGGCATTGTCCGGCAGCCTGCTGCTGGAAGCCGGAAAAGCCGCCGGACTGAGCGTCATTTCGGAAGTATTCGCGGACCGCCGCTATATGCCCGACGGCTCGTTAGTACCGCGCAGCCGCCCCGATGCGCAAATCGACAGCGACGACGAAGCCGCCGCACAAGTACTGCAAATGATACGCGACCACTGCGTAACGGCTGTTGACGGCTCGAGCGTACCGGTGCGTGCAGACAGTATCTGCCTGCACGGCGACGGAGGACACGCTCTGGCGTTTGCCGACCATATCCGAAAAGCATTGAAAGAAAACGGGATTGATATTCAGGCCGTCTGA
- a CDS encoding NRAMP family divalent metal transporter — MSLNNRKSALAGAAFLMATSAIGPGFLTQTATFTQSLMASFGFVILISILLDIGAQLNIWRIITVAEKRAQDIANQVLPGAGYFLAALIVMGGLAFNIGNVGGAGLGLNLLIGISPEMGAILSGLIAIGIFLFKEAGRAMDRLAQILGFIMIALTVFVAWKASPPLGEAAVRTFIPEKLDVIAIVTLVGGTVGGYITFAGAHRLLDAGIKGRESLPEVNKSSVSAILIASIMRVILFLAVLGVVSQGITLDPKNPASTPFEYIAGNFGLVIFGVVIWAASITSVIGAAYTSVSFISSFHASIEQNRNRWIIGFIIVSTAVLATIGRPAQVLVFVGTLNGLILPVSLGLILLAAYKTKIVGDYKHPAWMTVCGIIVVISMAVLSGMTLIKYINGLIG; from the coding sequence ATGTCTTTAAACAACCGTAAAAGTGCTTTGGCAGGTGCGGCGTTCCTGATGGCCACTTCCGCCATCGGGCCGGGATTCCTGACCCAAACGGCCACTTTTACCCAAAGCCTGATGGCCAGCTTCGGCTTCGTGATCCTGATTTCCATTTTGTTGGACATCGGCGCACAGCTGAACATCTGGCGCATCATCACCGTAGCCGAAAAACGGGCGCAAGACATTGCCAATCAGGTTTTGCCCGGGGCGGGTTATTTTTTGGCCGCCTTAATCGTGATGGGCGGTCTGGCATTCAATATCGGCAACGTCGGCGGTGCCGGTTTGGGCTTGAACCTGCTGATCGGCATTTCTCCCGAAATGGGCGCCATTCTCAGCGGCTTGATTGCCATCGGTATTTTCCTGTTTAAAGAAGCCGGACGCGCCATGGACAGGCTGGCGCAAATTCTCGGCTTCATCATGATTGCGCTGACGGTTTTTGTCGCATGGAAAGCCTCTCCGCCCTTGGGCGAAGCTGCCGTACGTACATTTATTCCCGAAAAACTCGACGTAATCGCCATCGTTACACTGGTCGGCGGAACGGTCGGCGGCTACATTACCTTTGCCGGTGCACACCGTCTGCTGGACGCAGGTATCAAAGGCCGAGAATCTTTGCCCGAAGTAAACAAAAGCTCGGTTTCGGCCATTCTGATTGCATCCATCATGCGCGTTATCCTGTTTTTGGCCGTATTGGGCGTGGTATCGCAAGGCATAACGCTCGACCCGAAAAATCCGGCTTCCACACCGTTCGAATACATCGCCGGAAACTTCGGTCTGGTTATTTTCGGTGTGGTAATTTGGGCCGCCTCCATCACTTCGGTTATCGGTGCAGCCTATACTTCCGTATCGTTTATTTCCAGTTTCCACGCCTCCATCGAACAAAACCGCAACCGTTGGATTATCGGCTTCATCATCGTTTCCACTGCAGTCTTGGCCACCATCGGCCGTCCGGCGCAGGTATTGGTATTCGTAGGCACGCTCAACGGCCTGATTCTGCCGGTTTCACTGGGCTTGATTCTGCTGGCTGCCTATAAAACCAAAATCGTCGGCGACTACAAGCACCCGGCTTGGATGACGGTTTGCGGCATTATCGTGGTAATTTCCATGGCGGTATTGAGCGGCATGACCTTAATCAAATACATCAACGGCTTAATCGGTTAA
- the trhP gene encoding prephenate-dependent tRNA uridine(34) hydroxylase TrhP, giving the protein MKSPELLLPAGGLERMRAAYDYGADAVYAGSPRYSLRARNNEFAKLPVLEQGIQEAHARGKKFFLTVNTLPHNSKLKTFVADMEPLIAMNPDALIMADPGLIMTVREKWPNMPIHLSVQANTTNYWGVKFWQKMGVERIILSRELSMEEIAEIRQECPDIELEVFVHGALCIAYSGRCLLSGYFNHRDPNQGTCTNSCRWDYKVHDAETDEMGDAKLLQGFNFNRAQEEADSAFEGINGQVRHPEANKVFLIEEANRPGELMPIMEDEHGTYIMNSKDLRAIEQVAKLAEIGVDSLKVEGRTKSIYYVARVAQSYRKAIDDAVAGRPFDYGLLAELEGLANRGYTSGFLERHQTQEYQNYLNGHSLAKQSQYVGQAVDIDENGWATIEVKNRFAVGDTLEIIHPSGNQTIVLEAIERKGEAVDVAPGNGIQVKIPNMQGKEKALVARIMNP; this is encoded by the coding sequence ATGAAATCACCCGAACTTCTTCTTCCTGCCGGCGGCTTGGAGCGTATGCGCGCCGCTTATGACTACGGTGCCGATGCCGTTTATGCCGGCAGTCCGCGCTATTCGCTGCGCGCCCGTAACAACGAATTTGCCAAATTGCCGGTGTTGGAACAAGGTATTCAGGAAGCGCATGCACGCGGTAAAAAATTCTTTCTGACCGTAAATACCTTACCGCACAATTCCAAGCTGAAAACCTTTGTGGCCGATATGGAGCCGCTGATTGCGATGAATCCGGACGCCCTGATTATGGCCGATCCGGGTTTGATTATGACGGTTCGCGAAAAATGGCCGAATATGCCGATTCACCTTTCCGTGCAGGCCAACACCACCAATTATTGGGGGGTGAAATTCTGGCAGAAAATGGGGGTGGAGCGCATTATCCTGTCGCGCGAACTGTCGATGGAAGAAATTGCGGAAATCCGCCAAGAATGCCCGGATATCGAACTGGAAGTGTTTGTTCACGGTGCATTGTGTATTGCCTACTCGGGCCGTTGTTTGCTGTCGGGCTATTTCAACCATCGCGACCCCAATCAGGGAACCTGTACCAATTCATGCCGCTGGGATTATAAAGTGCATGATGCGGAAACCGATGAAATGGGCGATGCAAAATTATTGCAGGGCTTTAATTTCAACCGCGCCCAAGAAGAAGCGGACTCTGCATTTGAAGGCATCAACGGTCAAGTCCGCCATCCCGAAGCCAACAAAGTGTTCCTGATTGAAGAAGCCAACCGCCCGGGCGAGCTGATGCCGATTATGGAAGACGAGCACGGCACTTATATCATGAACTCGAAAGATTTGCGTGCAATCGAGCAGGTGGCGAAGCTGGCGGAAATCGGCGTGGACAGTTTGAAAGTCGAAGGTCGTACCAAGTCGATTTATTACGTTGCCCGCGTGGCGCAGTCTTACCGTAAAGCGATTGACGATGCGGTGGCAGGCCGTCCGTTTGATTACGGTTTGCTGGCAGAATTGGAAGGTTTGGCAAACCGCGGTTATACTTCAGGCTTTTTGGAGCGCCATCAAACCCAAGAATATCAAAATTATTTGAACGGCCATTCTTTGGCGAAGCAGAGCCAATATGTCGGCCAGGCAGTCGATATCGATGAAAACGGTTGGGCGACCATCGAGGTGAAAAACCGTTTTGCCGTCGGCGATACTTTGGAAATCATCCATCCGAGCGGCAACCAAACCATCGTATTGGAAGCCATCGAGCGGAAAGGCGAAGCGGTGGATGTGGCACCGGGCAACGGCATTCAAGTCAAAATCCCGAATATGCAGGGTAAAGAAAAAGCTTTGGTTGCGCGGATTATGAATCCTTAA
- a CDS encoding TraB/GumN family protein: protein MKNRFYRWVSVCLLMCFCLPVWAQDLPEAETFLWKVSGKNIPGAYLLGTVHFGKENGTLPQHYARALAQSRMLVVESDADDIDELPPLKRLILFNLMGSKQTLAESLGSDRIAALQAALAKGNTTFEIDGNDYMKPWVTWISLYTAVVPKGYSLDTGIDALLIGEAKKADKPVVALETVEPMADMAKIPAEVIQRGVDSFIRHHEDVWREEILLIDDYHTQQVGKIWRDIQDSEKQMRFVDKQDHAFWTHYFYEILLKKRNRLWMGHLNRLLPKEEVLIAVGAAHLFGKDGLISYLRQAGYAVEPVGAETVFQVAEVVNPQ from the coding sequence ATGAAAAATCGTTTTTACCGTTGGGTTTCGGTGTGTTTGCTGATGTGTTTCTGTTTACCGGTTTGGGCACAAGATCTGCCTGAAGCGGAAACATTTTTATGGAAAGTCAGCGGTAAAAACATTCCGGGTGCGTATTTGTTGGGTACGGTTCATTTCGGAAAAGAAAACGGAACCCTGCCGCAACATTATGCCCGGGCTTTGGCGCAAAGCCGGATGTTGGTGGTGGAATCGGATGCCGATGATATTGATGAACTGCCGCCGTTGAAGCGTTTGATTTTGTTTAATTTGATGGGCAGCAAGCAGACTTTGGCCGAATCTTTGGGCAGTGACAGGATAGCCGCGCTTCAGGCGGCGTTGGCAAAAGGCAATACCACTTTTGAGATCGACGGCAACGATTATATGAAGCCGTGGGTAACGTGGATTTCACTGTATACGGCGGTTGTGCCTAAGGGTTATTCGTTGGATACGGGTATTGACGCCCTGTTGATCGGCGAGGCGAAAAAAGCGGATAAGCCGGTGGTGGCTTTGGAAACGGTGGAACCGATGGCGGATATGGCCAAAATTCCTGCAGAGGTCATTCAGCGCGGTGTGGACAGCTTTATCCGCCATCATGAAGATGTGTGGCGCGAAGAAATCCTGCTGATAGACGATTACCATACGCAGCAGGTCGGCAAGATTTGGCGCGATATTCAAGATTCTGAAAAGCAGATGCGTTTCGTCGATAAACAGGATCATGCGTTTTGGACGCATTATTTTTATGAAATTCTGCTGAAAAAGCGCAACCGTTTGTGGATGGGGCATTTGAACAGGCTGTTGCCGAAAGAAGAAGTTTTGATTGCGGTCGGTGCGGCGCATTTGTTCGGCAAAGACGGCTTAATCAGCTATCTGCGTCAGGCAGGATATGCCGTAGAGCCTGTGGGCGCGGAAACGGTTTTTCAGGTTGCAGAGGTTGTAAATCCGCAATAA
- the hflX gene encoding GTPase HflX: MAGPALFQVDKSLEKPERVMLVGVMLSADFSGANETRERSFQTALDEAADLVRASGGDLVHIETAKRDKPHTALFVGTGKAEELADAVARHEIELVVFNHELTPTQERNLEKTLQCRVLDRVGLILAIFARRAQSQEGKLQVELAQLTHLSGRLVRGYGHLKSQKGGIGLKGPGETQLETDRRLIGQKITALKKQLQNVQKQRATRRKSRLSGALPTFALVGYTNAGKSSLFNRLTKADVLAKDQLFATLDTTARRLYLSPEASVILTDTVGFVRDLPHKLVSAFSATLEETALADVLLHVVDASNADFERQMDDVNLVLKEIGADKVPQLVVYNKIDLPSDLPRAPGILRDAEGVAAAVNISVTEGLGLAQLREAVIERAVAVKLQNQSK; encoded by the coding sequence ATGGCGGGTCCGGCATTGTTTCAAGTGGATAAGTCGTTGGAAAAGCCCGAGCGGGTTATGCTGGTCGGCGTGATGTTGAGTGCCGATTTTTCGGGTGCGAACGAAACGCGGGAGCGTTCTTTTCAGACGGCCTTAGATGAAGCGGCGGATTTGGTTCGTGCTTCCGGCGGCGATTTGGTGCATATTGAAACGGCCAAGCGCGATAAGCCGCATACTGCGCTGTTTGTCGGTACGGGTAAGGCCGAGGAGTTGGCCGATGCGGTGGCTCGGCATGAAATCGAATTGGTGGTGTTTAACCATGAATTGACCCCGACCCAAGAGCGCAATTTGGAGAAAACGCTGCAATGCCGGGTGTTGGACCGCGTCGGTTTGATTCTGGCGATTTTTGCCCGTCGGGCGCAGTCGCAGGAAGGCAAGCTGCAGGTCGAATTGGCGCAGTTGACGCATTTGAGCGGGCGTCTAGTGCGCGGTTACGGCCATCTGAAAAGCCAGAAGGGCGGTATCGGTTTAAAAGGTCCGGGCGAAACCCAGTTGGAAACCGACCGCCGCTTGATCGGTCAAAAAATTACCGCATTGAAAAAACAGCTGCAAAACGTGCAGAAGCAGCGTGCAACCCGACGGAAATCGCGCTTGTCGGGAGCATTGCCGACTTTTGCTCTGGTCGGCTACACCAATGCGGGCAAATCAAGCCTGTTTAACCGTTTGACCAAAGCGGATGTGTTGGCCAAAGACCAGCTTTTCGCCACTTTGGACACGACGGCGCGGCGGCTGTATCTTTCTCCCGAAGCCAGCGTGATTCTGACCGATACGGTCGGCTTTGTCCGCGATTTGCCGCATAAATTGGTTTCCGCTTTTTCGGCCACTTTGGAAGAAACGGCTTTGGCCGATGTTTTGCTGCATGTGGTCGATGCGTCCAATGCTGATTTTGAACGGCAGATGGACGATGTAAATTTGGTGTTGAAAGAAATCGGTGCAGACAAAGTGCCGCAGCTGGTGGTGTACAACAAAATCGATTTGCCGTCTGATTTGCCGCGGGCACCGGGCATTCTGCGTGATGCGGAAGGGGTTGCCGCCGCAGTCAATATTTCGGTAACGGAAGGGCTGGGTTTGGCGCAGCTTCGGGAAGCAGTGATTGAACGGGCGGTTGCCGTTAAGCTGCAGAATCAGTCAAAGTAA
- a CDS encoding phosphatidylserine decarboxylase, with amino-acid sequence MPRFYPHPIIAREGWPFITGGLILSILVTACAGWWSLPFWVFTVFALQFFRDPSRPIPQDADAVLCPADGRIVVVERARDPYRNVDALKISVFMNVFNVHSQRSPIDGTVTRVEYNAGKFVNAALDKASTENERNAVLATTRSGREVTFVQVAGLVARRILCYTKAGESLARGERYGFIRFGSRVDVYLPLDAQANVAIGDKVSASSTILARLPLTAPEQSPLESQVETVVRPSAAAVPAAEAVESVNAVAETGVEVAQEQIEASADKVRAAVEKEFGKQ; translated from the coding sequence ATGCCCCGTTTCTATCCGCATCCCATCATTGCGCGCGAAGGCTGGCCGTTTATTACCGGCGGCCTGATTCTGAGTATTTTGGTTACGGCGTGTGCCGGCTGGTGGTCGCTGCCTTTTTGGGTGTTTACGGTGTTTGCACTGCAGTTTTTCCGCGATCCTTCGCGTCCCATTCCGCAAGATGCCGATGCCGTTTTGTGTCCGGCAGACGGACGTATCGTGGTGGTTGAGCGTGCACGCGACCCGTACCGCAATGTCGATGCTTTGAAAATCAGCGTATTTATGAACGTGTTTAACGTCCACTCGCAACGTTCTCCGATTGACGGTACGGTAACCCGTGTCGAATACAATGCCGGTAAATTTGTGAATGCCGCTTTGGATAAGGCCAGCACAGAAAACGAGCGCAATGCGGTGTTGGCAACCACGCGCAGCGGCAGGGAAGTTACGTTTGTCCAAGTGGCCGGTTTGGTGGCACGCCGCATTCTGTGCTACACCAAAGCGGGCGAATCGTTGGCGCGCGGCGAGCGTTACGGCTTTATCCGCTTCGGTTCGCGCGTAGACGTTTATCTGCCGTTGGACGCGCAGGCAAATGTAGCGATTGGCGATAAAGTTTCTGCCAGCAGCACGATTTTGGCACGCTTGCCTTTAACTGCTCCGGAACAGTCACCGCTAGAGAGCCAGGTTGAAACCGTTGTTCGGCCGTCGGCCGCAGCCGTACCGGCAGCCGAAGCGGTTGAAAGTGTGAATGCGGTTGCAGAAACGGGTGTCGAAGTGGCACAGGAACAGATTGAAGCTTCTGCCGACAAAGTCCGTGCGGCAGTGGAAAAAGAGTTCGGCAAGCAATAA
- a CDS encoding glycosyltransferase family 52, translated as MNLVIAFTPLHLLIARQIMNKKPDETFHLVMASHVETEKICFYYEKFVGDYQYGSKWILSGWQNEQAAVRACLKALPRSNYQTVLIGAIHEPFGQELIRKLHFDVLETFDDGTANLCPGSFLYKAPRRRKWQRFCHWLKGKHNVETLRKLSSKHYTLYPGLGNIAEPLEALTLWKRPSEKNKSVKETRKLFVSQPGILSTESPLAYHEMLQQLFAQYGMTACVPHPREQQQMPSEIPCIHTPLLIEDYIIGQIEQHPDVGFELYTFFSSSALHLQHIPNVGVTCFRLENRYYALPERTVDEVYQALEKSGIRQIALRFDGENITAA; from the coding sequence ATGAATTTAGTGATTGCGTTTACGCCTCTGCATCTGTTGATTGCCCGGCAGATTATGAATAAAAAACCGGATGAAACATTTCATTTGGTAATGGCAAGCCATGTGGAGACGGAGAAAATCTGTTTTTATTACGAGAAGTTTGTCGGCGATTACCAATACGGCAGCAAATGGATTTTATCCGGTTGGCAGAACGAGCAGGCAGCGGTTAGGGCGTGTTTGAAAGCACTTCCCCGTTCAAACTATCAAACGGTTCTCATCGGTGCGATACATGAGCCGTTCGGGCAGGAGCTGATTAGGAAGCTGCATTTCGATGTGTTGGAAACATTTGATGACGGTACGGCCAATTTATGTCCCGGCAGTTTTCTGTATAAAGCTCCGCGCCGCAGAAAATGGCAGCGGTTTTGTCATTGGCTAAAAGGTAAACACAATGTTGAAACCCTGCGCAAACTTTCTTCAAAACATTACACGCTGTATCCGGGTTTGGGCAATATTGCCGAGCCTTTGGAAGCGTTAACACTATGGAAGAGGCCGTCTGAAAAAAATAAGTCGGTTAAAGAAACGCGCAAACTGTTTGTCAGCCAACCGGGCATATTGAGTACCGAATCCCCGCTTGCCTATCATGAAATGTTGCAGCAACTGTTTGCACAATACGGAATGACGGCTTGCGTTCCCCATCCGAGAGAACAGCAGCAGATGCCGTCTGAAATTCCGTGCATCCATACGCCGCTGCTGATAGAAGATTATATTATCGGTCAAATCGAACAGCATCCCGATGTCGGATTTGAACTTTATACCTTTTTCAGTTCTTCAGCCCTGCATTTGCAGCATATCCCGAATGTCGGCGTTACTTGCTTTAGGTTGGAAAACCGCTACTATGCTTTGCCGGAGCGGACGGTTGACGAGGTGTATCAGGCTCTGGAGAAGTCGGGAATTCGACAGATAGCTTTGCGTTTTGACGGCGAAAACATTACAGCCGCTTGA
- the neuB gene encoding N-acetylneuraminate synthase — MNNQNEFKIGHRSVGAMHEPLIICEIGINHEGSLQTAFEMVDAAHRAGAEIIKHQTHVVEDEMSDEAKQVIPGNADVSIYEIMERCALSEEDEIKLKEYVESKGMIFISTPFSRAAALRLQKMDIPAYKIGSGECNNYPLIKLIASFGKPIILSTGMNTVESIRKSVDIIREAGVPYALLHCTNIYPTPYEDVRLGAMTELAQAFPDAVVGLSDHTLDNYACLGAVALGASILERHFTDHMNRPGPDIVCSMDPQAFQELKQGAGILKKARGGRKDTVIAGEKPTKDFAFASVVADKEIRQGEVFTAENLWVKRPGTGDFNAGDYEVLFGKTAARDIPKGTQLKKADVAE; from the coding sequence ATGAATAACCAAAACGAATTCAAAATCGGCCATCGCAGCGTGGGTGCTATGCACGAGCCTTTGATTATTTGCGAAATCGGCATTAACCACGAAGGTTCGCTGCAGACGGCTTTTGAGATGGTGGATGCGGCACATCGAGCCGGTGCGGAAATCATCAAGCATCAAACCCATGTGGTGGAAGACGAGATGTCTGATGAGGCCAAGCAGGTGATTCCGGGTAATGCCGACGTTTCGATTTATGAAATTATGGAACGGTGTGCGCTCAGCGAGGAAGATGAAATCAAACTGAAAGAATATGTCGAATCGAAGGGCATGATTTTCATCAGTACGCCGTTTTCCCGTGCGGCTGCGCTGCGTTTGCAGAAAATGGATATTCCCGCTTATAAAATCGGCTCGGGGGAGTGCAATAACTATCCGCTGATTAAATTAATCGCATCATTTGGCAAGCCGATTATCCTGTCTACCGGTATGAATACGGTTGAGAGTATCCGTAAGTCAGTGGACATTATCCGTGAAGCAGGCGTGCCTTATGCTTTACTGCACTGTACCAACATTTATCCTACACCTTACGAAGACGTACGCTTGGGAGCGATGACTGAATTGGCTCAAGCTTTTCCCGATGCGGTTGTCGGGCTGTCTGACCATACTTTGGACAATTACGCCTGTTTGGGAGCCGTTGCATTGGGAGCAAGTATTCTGGAACGTCATTTTACCGACCATATGAACCGCCCCGGGCCGGATATCGTATGTTCGATGGATCCGCAGGCATTTCAAGAGCTGAAGCAGGGTGCCGGTATTTTGAAGAAAGCACGCGGCGGCAGAAAAGATACGGTAATCGCAGGCGAAAAACCGACTAAAGATTTTGCGTTTGCTTCTGTGGTGGCCGATAAGGAAATCCGTCAAGGCGAAGTGTTTACGGCGGAAAATCTGTGGGTCAAACGTCCGGGAACGGGGGATTTCAATGCCGGTGATTATGAAGTCTTATTCGGCAAAACCGCAGCGCGTGATATTCCCAAAGGCACGCAGTTGAAAAAAGCCGATGTGGCAGAGTGA
- a CDS encoding acylneuraminate cytidylyltransferase family protein has product MKLSEQNIAVILARRHSKGLPLKNLRQVGGLSLVGRAVSAAVESACFDRIIVSSDGADILEEAAKYGAETLMRPSELSDDHASSISGVIHVLEALAAESGSVTLLQPTSPLRNANHIREAFTLFRQFGDQGAVVSVCEAEHHPLKMLLLSETGQYYPVGSWPDLEQARQQLPKAYRPNGAVYINDIETLLQNRHFFAQPLHFYPMSAEDSVDIDVEADLQRAERILQQKG; this is encoded by the coding sequence ATGAAGTTGTCCGAACAAAATATTGCCGTGATTTTGGCACGGCGTCATTCCAAAGGCCTGCCGTTGAAAAACCTGAGACAGGTCGGCGGGCTGTCTTTAGTGGGGCGGGCGGTCTCGGCGGCTGTGGAGTCGGCGTGTTTTGACAGGATTATTGTGTCGAGTGACGGTGCGGATATACTGGAAGAAGCTGCCAAATACGGTGCGGAAACACTAATGAGGCCGTCTGAATTATCCGATGACCATGCCAGCTCGATTTCAGGCGTAATCCATGTTTTGGAAGCATTGGCGGCTGAATCGGGCTCGGTAACTTTGCTGCAGCCGACCAGTCCGTTACGAAACGCAAACCACATCCGTGAAGCTTTTACATTATTCAGACAATTTGGAGACCAAGGAGCGGTGGTGTCGGTTTGCGAAGCGGAACACCATCCCTTGAAAATGCTTCTGCTTTCAGAAACCGGACAATATTATCCGGTCGGCAGTTGGCCGGATCTCGAACAGGCACGCCAGCAGCTGCCTAAAGCGTATCGGCCGAACGGTGCCGTTTACATCAACGATATCGAAACATTATTGCAAAACCGTCATTTTTTTGCACAGCCTTTGCATTTTTATCCCATGTCGGCCGAAGATTCCGTCGATATCGATGTGGAAGCGGATTTGCAGCGGGCGGAACGGATATTGCAACAAAAAGGATAA
- the neuC gene encoding UDP-N-acetylglucosamine 2-epimerase — protein MPKKKILCITGTRADFGKLKPLLAFLEQHSDFEMHLVITGMHMLKTYGYTYHEVIQEKYKHYYLLSNQTQNDSMSMVLGNTVSLISRLVEELRPDMIIIHGDRVEALAGASVGALNNCLVCHIEGGEVSGTIDDSIRHAVTKLSHLHLVANEQAVGRLVQLGEKKENIHIIGSPDLDVMNEDKLPSLAAAKQHYGIEFEQYGISIFHPVTTEVERTAYHAQMYFEALQESGKNIIAIYPNNDLGTEYIQAELGKIKSPKWKIFPSLRFEFFLVLLKHAEFIIGNSSAGIREAPLYGIPSIDVGTRQRNRHSGSSIIHSGYEKAQILNAVRQAGHCRRSEPDHTFQGGNGKSSVERFKEVMLLPELWSTPAQKQFIDRF, from the coding sequence ATGCCGAAGAAAAAAATTCTTTGTATTACCGGAACAAGAGCTGATTTTGGCAAACTTAAGCCGTTACTGGCGTTCTTGGAGCAGCATTCTGACTTTGAAATGCATTTGGTGATAACCGGTATGCATATGTTGAAAACATATGGCTACACTTATCACGAAGTGATTCAAGAGAAATACAAACACTATTATTTATTATCGAATCAAACGCAAAATGATTCTATGAGTATGGTGTTGGGCAATACGGTTTCTTTGATTTCCAGATTGGTCGAAGAATTGCGGCCCGACATGATTATCATACACGGCGATCGCGTGGAGGCGTTGGCCGGGGCTTCGGTCGGTGCGTTGAATAACTGTCTGGTCTGTCATATCGAAGGCGGCGAAGTGTCTGGAACGATAGACGATTCCATACGCCATGCCGTTACCAAGCTTTCCCATCTGCATTTGGTTGCCAACGAGCAGGCCGTCGGGCGTTTGGTGCAATTGGGCGAGAAAAAGGAAAACATACATATCATCGGTTCGCCGGATTTGGATGTAATGAACGAAGATAAGCTGCCTTCTCTGGCTGCGGCAAAGCAGCATTACGGTATTGAATTCGAGCAGTACGGTATTTCGATTTTCCACCCCGTTACGACTGAAGTGGAGCGGACGGCGTATCATGCCCAGATGTATTTTGAAGCTTTGCAGGAGAGCGGGAAAAACATTATTGCCATCTATCCGAATAATGATTTGGGAACCGAATATATCCAAGCGGAGTTGGGTAAAATCAAATCGCCGAAATGGAAAATTTTCCCATCGTTGCGTTTCGAGTTTTTCTTGGTGTTGTTGAAGCACGCCGAATTTATCATCGGCAATTCCAGCGCGGGCATCAGGGAAGCACCTTTATACGGCATTCCCAGCATAGATGTCGGAACGCGGCAGCGTAACCGCCATTCGGGCAGCTCGATTATTCACAGCGGTTATGAAAAAGCACAAATTTTGAATGCCGTCAGACAGGCCGGACATTGCCGCAGGAGCGAGCCGGACCATACTTTTCAAGGCGGAAACGGGAAAAGCAGCGTTGAGCGCTTTAAAGAAGTGATGTTGTTACCCGAGCTTTGGTCCACACCGGCGCAAAAACAATTTATAGATAGATTTTAA